GACGCGGAGAGAACAGGCCAACAACAGGCGCCGGCCGCTGGCCGAGACCGAAGGGAGATAACGCATGCCCACCCTCGACGTGTTCCGGGCTGACGGCTTTAACACCGCCGCGCTCACCGAGGCAATTTTGAAGGCCCCCTACGTCCCCATGCGCCTCGGCGAGCTGGGGCTCTTCCGCTCGCGGGGCATCAGCGTGACGACCGTGCAGGTCGAGGAGAAGAGCGGGCAGCTCTCGCTGATCCAGACCTCGCCGCGGGGCGCGGCGCCGCCCGATCCCCTCGGCCAACCGAAGCGGACGCTGCGGAGCTTCGCCGTGCCCCACCTGGCGCGGGAGGCCACCGTCAACGCCGACGAGGTGCAGAACGTCCGGGCCTTCGGCAGCGAGACGGAGGTCCAGGTCGTCCAGGCGATGGTCGACGATCGGCTGTCCGAGCTGCGGCAGATGCACGAAGTGACGCTCGAGCGGCACCGCATCAGCGCGGTCCAGGGGACGATCCTCGATGCCGACGGCAGCACGATCTACAACCTCTTCACCGAGTTCAACGTCACCCAGCAGACCAAGGACTTCGTGTTCGGGACCGCGACCACCGATATCCGCGGGACCATCATCGCCGCGAAGCGCCTGGCCGAGGCCGAGCTGGGGGGCCTCGCGGTCCCGGAGTGGCACGGCTTCTGCGGGGCCACGTGGTTCGACAAGCTCGTGAGCCACGCCACCGTGACGGACGCCTTCAAGTTCCAGGAGGGCCGCGTCCTGGGCGCGGATCTCCGCTACGCCGGCTTCACGTTCGGCGGCGTCATCTGGGAGGAGTACCGCGGCGCCGTCGTCAGCCCGGGCGGGACGTCGGTGGCCTTCATCGACACCGATCAGGCCTACCTGGTGCCCATGGCCGCGCCGTCGCTGTTCGTCGTCCACTACGCGCCCGCCGACTTCATGGAGACGGTGAACACGATCGGACTCCCGATCTACGCCAAGCAGGCGCCGGACCCGAGCGGGTTCAATCGTTTTGTCGCTTTGCACACTCAGAGTAACCCTTTGGCCCTCTGCCTCCGGCCGCGCAGCGTGATCAAGTGCACCCGGAGCTGAGCGGAGCGGCCTGATGGCCGATCTCCGGCCCGATCTCGCGCCAGCGAAGAAAATGTTCGGGGCCGCCGCAGTGGTGACCCGGCCCGGCCAGGCCGCCGTCACCACGATCGTCATCGTCCTCTCCGGCGCGGCCGCCCAGTTCCCCGAGGCCCTCAACGGCCTGACCGTGACCGAGCAGCATCGCGCGATCGATCTCACTCGCGCTGATGTCCCGACGATCCCGACGGGGACCACGATCACGGTCTCCGAGGGCACGGACGCGGGCACCTATGCCGTCGACGGGCTGATCTGGCAGGACGGCCAGATGAGCCGAGCCCTCGTGCACCGTGCCTAGTCCGGCTCGGCGGACCCAGATCCTCGCGGCGCTCAAGGCCCGCCTGGAACAGATCTCCGTCGCCAATGGGTACTGGACGAATGCCGCCGGCCACGTGCACCACGGGCGGGTGGAGGTCACGGCGGACGATGTGCTTTCCGGCACCGCCGTGCTCGCGCTGATTCCCGGCCGCGCCACGAAGCGCGAAGGCGGCCGGCGGATGCTGCTCGACCTGCCCCTGGCCATTCAGGGCCTGGTGCCGGCTGACCCGGTCAATCCGCTGGACAGTGTCGAGCCGATCCTGGCGGACATCAAGCGCGCGTTCTTCCTCCCCGCCGACGAGCAGCTCGGCGGCCTCGTGACCCACGTTGCCTACGTCGGCGAGAGCGTCACGGATCGCGTGAGCGGCGGGACGCTGGCCGGCGTCGAGGTCGAGGCCAACGTCGTCTACTGGGAGCAGTACGGGCTTCCGGAGGCCGGCTGACGTGGACGTGCGCGTCACGGTCGACACGCGGGATCTGGAGCGCGCCTTCGATGCGCTCGGCGCCGAGGCGCCCCGCGCGGTCGCCCGCGCCATGAACCGGACGATCGCCACGGTGAAGACGGCCGCGGTGCGCGCCTCCGCGGCCGTGCTCACGCTCCCCCAGAAGGACGTCCGGCCGGCATTCTTCGAATCGCGCGCGACCAGCACCCGCCTCGAAGCCGACCTCCGGGCGAGCGGGAAGCGGATCCCGCTGATCGCGTTCGGCGCCCGGGGACCGGAGCCGTCCCGCGGGCGCGGCCGCGGTGTCACCTACCGTCTCCCGGGAGGGCGAGGGCGCGGCACGGTGCCCTCCGGGTTCATCGCCACCATGCGCAGCGGCCACCGCGGGGTCTTCAAGCGCACGAGCAATCTCTACCCACCGGCGAGACGTGGGCCGAAGCCGAATCGGGCGTGGTTGCCGATCAGG
This genomic stretch from Candidatus Methylomirabilota bacterium harbors:
- a CDS encoding phage tail protein translates to MDVRVTVDTRDLERAFDALGAEAPRAVARAMNRTIATVKTAAVRASAAVLTLPQKDVRPAFFESRATSTRLEADLRASGKRIPLIAFGARGPEPSRGRGRGVTYRLPGGRGRGTVPSGFIATMRSGHRGVFKRTSNLYPPARRGPKPNRAWLPIRELFGPSIPRVLLEGREGDALRTLAAEALVTNLEHEVAFLVERRAAGSEPSVEVA
- a CDS encoding major capsid protein, which translates into the protein MPTLDVFRADGFNTAALTEAILKAPYVPMRLGELGLFRSRGISVTTVQVEEKSGQLSLIQTSPRGAAPPDPLGQPKRTLRSFAVPHLAREATVNADEVQNVRAFGSETEVQVVQAMVDDRLSELRQMHEVTLERHRISAVQGTILDADGSTIYNLFTEFNVTQQTKDFVFGTATTDIRGTIIAAKRLAEAELGGLAVPEWHGFCGATWFDKLVSHATVTDAFKFQEGRVLGADLRYAGFTFGGVIWEEYRGAVVSPGGTSVAFIDTDQAYLVPMAAPSLFVVHYAPADFMETVNTIGLPIYAKQAPDPSGFNRFVALHTQSNPLALCLRPRSVIKCTRS